A genomic window from Solanum dulcamara chromosome 11, daSolDulc1.2, whole genome shotgun sequence includes:
- the LOC129874749 gene encoding L-ascorbate peroxidase 3-like has translation MAAQTVKKFHEEIDHKTRLVAAELAKKYHEDQIDKAREELQELVNTGKLSAFDMLRLAYASQFSIANHHHDDAGRTTSTDDKTKETDLSAKKNYLETIAKLKEKYHRITSRDLYQLAGIVAVKTLKGPDIDFVHVRMDLPISPDESCLPDITLRLPELRDVFGKVKISEPKHIVALYGGLKLARGGAQDAKLKFDDSAHLFKEKDLSPTEKAMLEDKEFGEWVKLYAQKNEDFLKDYKEAHKKLFEFNLPYSAIIKEKLSQVKKAVGVGVVVAAAVVILSVFYVINRRRAKHSSQQFQ, from the exons ATGGCAGCACAAACAGTTAAGAAGTTTCATGAAGAGATAGATCACAAAACACGATTAGTGGCAGCAGAATTAGCTAAGAAGTATCATGAAGATCAGATAGACAAAGCACGGGAAGAACTTCAAGAACTTGTAAATACGGGGAAGTTGAGTGCTTTTGATATGCTTCGTTTAGCTTACGCATCTCAATTCTCAATTGCCAATCATCATCATGATGATGCAGGACGTACTACTTCTACTGATGATAAAACAAAGGAAACTGATCTAtctgcaaaaaaaaattatctcgaAACAATTG CAAAACTCAAGGAAAAATATCACAGAATAACGTCTCGTGACCTCTATCAG CTTGCTGGAATTGTTGCTGTTAAAACACTTAAGGGTCCAGACATCGACTTTGTCCATGTTAGAATG GATTTACCAATTTCACCAGATGAAAGCTGCCTTCCTGACATCACACTAA GACTACCCGAATTAAGAGATGTCTTCGGCAAAGTGAAAATCTCTGAGCCCAAGCATATAGTAGCATTATATGGAGGTCTCAAACTG GCCAGAGGTGGAGCTCAGGATGCGAAGTTGAAATTTGACGACTCTGC GCACCTCTTCAAAGAGAAGGATTTAAGTCCCACTGAAAAAGCTATGCTTGAAGATAAGGAATTCGGCGAGTGGGTGAAACTTTATGCACAG AAAAATGAGGATTTCTTGAAGGACTATAAAGAGGCACACAAGAAGCTCTTTGAGTTTAACTTACCATATTCAGCAATTATTAAAGAGAAACTGTCACAAGTGAAGAAGGCTGTTGgagttggagttgttgttgcaGCCGCTGTTGTAATATTGAGTGTCTTCTATGTAATCAACAGGAGGAGAGCTAAGCATTCGTCACAGCAGTTCCAGTAA
- the LOC129874748 gene encoding protein POLLENLESS 3-LIKE 2, translated as MKMLQDMWNAPPGFRPTKSAPSSPAKPLGVSRTRSESFHVAHKVPVGDSPYVRAKNVQLVEKDPERAIPLFWAAINAGDRVDSALKDMAIVMKQQNRAEEAIEAVKSLRSRCSDQAQEALDNILLDLYKRCGRLDDQIVLLRHKLFLIQQGLAFNGKRTKTARSQGKKFQVSVEQEATRLLGNLGWALMQQNNYIEAEDAYRRALVIAPDNNKMCNLGICLMKQGRVGEAKETLRRVKPAVVDGPRGVDSHLKAYERAQQMLRDLESEMMNEGGDRIEQSKLFDAFLGSSAIWQPQPCKEHNTSTLCKPTKSSQPQDEFANENINSTNIIRNQTVPSLPKSMNPNISYGNLLNIDAPPFYSTKITKEPANVPIPESLKRTRSGNATQLMRKESQGTITEPENKMRKQSISPEKTEDRWAGLLPDSQDFEDAIIAAALGSSQETFKMEGSKDTGILPRKVDKRLRVFQDITLSMSPSPRA; from the exons atgAAGATGTTGCAAGATATGTGGAATGCACCCCCAGGTTTCAGACCCACGAAATCGGCTCCATCTTCCCCGGCGAAACCCCTTGGAGTCTCCAGAACTCGTTCCGAATCCTTTCACGTTGCCCACAAAGTACCCGTTGGTGACAGCCCTTATGTCAGAGCCAAAAATGTTCAA TTGGTCGAAAAAGATCCAGAAAGGGCGATTCCATTGTTTTGGGCAGCTATAAATGCAGGAGATAGAGTGGATAGTGCTCTCAAAGATATGGCAATTGTAATGAAGCAGCAAAATAGGGCTGAAGAAGCCATTGAGGCTGTTAAATCTTTGAGAAGTAGGTGTTCTGATCAAGCACAAGAAGCTCTTGACAACATCCTGCTAGACCTATATAAG AGATGTGGAAGATTGGATGACCAAATAGTTTTGCTGAGGCACAAATTGTTTTTGATACAACAAGGTTTGGCCTTTAATGGAAAGCGCACGAAAACAGCAAGATCCCAGGGGAAGAAGTTTCAGGTTTCTGTGGAGCAAGAAGCAACTAGATTACTG GGGAATTTGGGGTGGGCACTGATGCAGCAAAATAACTACATTGAAGCAGAGGATGCTTATCGTAGGGCACTAGTGATTGCACCAGACAACAATAAAATGTGCAATTTGGGTATTTGCTTGATGAAACAAGGGAGAGTTGGCGAGGCAAAAGAGACACTTCGGAGAGTTAAACCAGCGGTGGTAGACGGCCCCAGAGGTGTAGATTCCCATCTCAAGGCCTACGAAAGAGCACAGCAGATGCTCCGGGACCTGGAGTCTGAAATGATGAATGAAGGTGGTGATAGAATTGAACAAAGCAAGCTGTTTGATGCCTTTTTGGGCTCTTCTGCTATCTGGCAACCTCAGCCTTGCAAGGAACATAATACTAGCACTTTGTGTAAACCTACCAAGTCAAGCCAGCCTCAAGATGAATTTGCTAATGAGAACATCAATTCTACTAACATTATCAGAAACCAGACAGTTCCTTCTCTGCCAAAGAGTATGAACCCAAATATTTCATACGGGAACCTACTCAATATCGACGCTCCACCATTTTATTCGACCAAGATTACAAAGGAACCAGCAAATGTTCCGATTCCAGAAAGTCTGAAGAGAACACGATCCGGAAATGCAACTCAATTGATGAGAAAAGAGTCTCAGGGGACAATCACTGAACCAGAAAATAAGATGAGAAAGCAGTCAATTTCACCAGAGAAAACAGAGGATAGATGGGCAGGGTTGCTACCAGATAGCCAGGATTTTGAAGATGCTATAATTGCTGCTGCTTTGGGCTCAAGTCAGGAAACATTCAAGATGGAAGGAAGCAAAGATACTGGAATCCTTCCAAGGAAAGTTGACAAAAGATTGAGGGTTTTTCAAGACATTACCTTGTCTATGAGTCCGAGTCCACGAGCCTGa
- the LOC129875092 gene encoding uncharacterized protein LOC129875092: protein MKDDYEVEEKKQAAADVLFQYSNFVMACIGNQVRPCDLRLHLMKEVSGLPTSLKREPRPASPPDVMGESSSSGTSRLDKVESFRGP, encoded by the exons ATGAAGGACGATTACGAG GTTGAAGAAAAGAAGCAAGCTGCTGCAGATGTCTTGTTTCAATATTCAAATTTTGTTATGGCCTGTATTGGTAATCAAGTTCGGCCTTGTGACTTGAGACTGCATTTGATGAAG gAAGTTTCAGGATTGCCAACTTCTTTGAAGCGTGAACCCCGTCCAGCATCTCCTCCTGATGTAATGGGAGAATCCTCAAGCTCAGGCACCTCAAGACTGGATAAAGTAGAGAGTTTCCGAGGTCCTTAG